From the genome of Toxoplasma gondii ME49 chromosome XII, whole genome shotgun sequence:
gagagaatacagagaggggaaaagagaacaagcaAATTATTACGCGCGCgatgaaagagaagcagacgaagaagcagacgaaggagaggagaaagaacaggaggGAGAAACCAGGGAGAACCAGActcagaagaggaaaactgTTTAAGAAAGACTAGCGATAAGTGTACAAAAACGATGGAGCCACGACTGTTGGAGTGGCGGGAGGACGGTAGAGAGTCGTACAGATTCGGCGTTTAGCGTTAAagtgaaaaagaaagaagcgaggacagaacgacacagaacagagaggggTGCCTGTGTACAGCAGTCCGGACAAAGTCAGTTGTCCGCATTCCAGCACCGGGAcagtctctgttttttgaaagaagagagcgcgaggaagccgCACCAGTCCATCTCGTTTGTGAACGAGGTCTGCTTTGTTGAGAACGACGAGGCGCTTGACTCCTCGACTCGCGAGACGTTCTGTCAGAAAGCTGTTACCGCTTGTcagaggcgcgcgcgcgtcgcGGACCTggaacagaagacgcagatcGACGCAGCCAAGTGAACTATCACCAGTTGAGGCTGAGCACCCGAGAGCCGGGCTCGTcgaggaacgaaagagaaacgcgacactcaggaaaaagaagaaggcgtcgcgtcacccttcgtctccggcgcagagtgtacatacaccgccCACGAGAACGTTCTAAACACCGCGGAACGTACACAGGAAACCTGAGAGCTGGACGCAGGATCCGAAACATCCGCGCCGACTTGCAAGTATGTCTCCACAATTCTTTTTCCCCGTTGATGCTGGCCCACCGTAGTTACAGCCATTTCGACATCGAAATATAAGCGCTTACTACACATCCATGTGCGACGCATTTGTGGACGCAGTCACACTCCTCTTGACAAGCATCGCCAGGTCAACGTACGGTGGCCCTTTCCATGCTCTTTTGCATGCTGCATCTCTTCAGAACTCGATCCATCAATATAGACATATGTACGCCTGGATTTGGGACGCAGCGAAGTTTGTCTAAACGTTTGCGTTGGTCACAAGGACCTGTCGGTTGCGTTCCACTGAGCGAGCTGCTGGGTTGTAGCTTCCTCGGTTACCTCCACAACGCAGTCGACATGCTTCAAGTTTTTTTCGATCGCCACGGTGGCGCGGTTCATGTGCGCAGGAAACCAGGTGATCGATCTGTCGAGATTGAAGTGGGCGCGCGGCGAGAAGtctggaaagagaagggaggactCGGCAAGCTTCCCGGGTGTACGTCCACCTGAGCGGAGAGCCTCCGCGGTCCCCTCCGTTCCCCCGCCGAAGGACTCCAGCTCGCGAGGACCGAAGCCGCCATCGATGTCTCCTGGACCAGGCTGCCATGGACTCAGAGACCGAGAACCCcacaaaggagaagaagaagaaggagaagaagaagaaggagaagaaggagaaggagaagaagaaggagaggaaggaggaagagtcTCGTTTAGGAGGGGACCGGTGGGTCTTCGCCAGAGGCCGACCCGGTTACGCGACGCCATGgagcgcgggagagaagggagaagagcaggaacGCAGAAGGAGATCTGGAAGGCGTCTCAAgccgcagaagcgagaggccgCGCGGCGAACGGAGTCGGCCATGCACTTGCACTGTTTTTGCCTTCCGTATCTCTGAGTTTCGCGGGGCTTCACATCGCggcaaagagaaggcggggaaaaaagacgagagaagaagagaagaaaagatgGCGAAGGACGACGACGCAGTGGAGTTCTTGCTGTGGAGACAGGGCcaggagaagacgccgagGCAGCTCTCGACTCGAGCTCGGCGACAGAGTGGTGCTGGCCTTGGACGCGAAGTTGGAATGAGGGGATTCTGTCTCCAGGGCAGGAACCAGCGAGAGCGGTTTTGACGCAGGAGGAGGGAGACTCGCGGCGAGACGGCAGGGAGGAGGGCGGCCCCCCTCCcccacagaagaagaagagatccAGGTGAAAAACGGAGCGAAATGGActcggagagaggcgacttTCCCGCGGTCGGGAAGAACATGCAGCCTGGAGAGCacaaagaagggaggaaaaaaATCGAACGTCCGGCCGGCGGCCGACGCCGAACAAGGAGACCGCGCGGAGAGAGCTTGGTGTGGTTTTGTGTTTTAGGGAAGCAAAAAGGCGAGTGCAGAAAACCTTGATAAAAACTGTCCTGCCGAAACGGCCTTCTTTCACCTGTTCGCTGGAGGCGTCTTCGAAActgaaggggagagaagagcctcgccgctgcgtcgaggagactCCGTGGCGCCCTTTTTGtctggaggaagaagagaggaaaaagcagcGGTCGTCGTCGATTCGAAGAACCTCTTCACTGTGGCTTGTTGCCTTGAGTCTCAGAGATCGCCGAAGAAggttcgctttctctgtccttgaggaaggaaacgcggagaagagaaacaaacgaaactCGAAAACAGCCCCCGGTTGTCGAAAAAGCGGACGCTCTCAAGCACTCGCGACTAAGCGCGCTCGATCACAACTCAGAggcctcgctctcgctctctctcttcgcctcgcctctctcccctcggcTAGTCCCGACGCTTTCGACAATTTCCGAGCCTTCTTGCGGGgatcttttttctcgcacaGCGACGCGtcggcttctccgtctcttcaaCAATTTGACTCctcgcgaaaaacgagaatGACGAGAAAGACTGTAGCGCAGAGCTCCGAGCTTCACCTCAGGCGTCCCTACTCCTCAAAGtcaaagacaagaagacacCCGCAGGGTGCAGCGCGGCTGGTGTTTCGCGTCCATTTCTTGAGGAGTACTTCCCCCCAGTTTTTCCCTGATGAAAAAGGACAGCGTTGCTTTTTTCACCTGCGACTCTCCTTTAAACGAAAGCCTCTTTGACCTGTCGAGCTTCCCGCGGCAACGCCGGACTCGAGCGGCGGCGGAGGTCGCGGCGCCCTCGaggcttctctcgtttttctgagTTTTTCGCGCTGGATCGACTTGCAGGAAACGGTTCCATTCTTCCGCGCTCTTGTGAGCAGTCAAggcctccttcttcgccgacGGAGAACGGAGGCGCGGGTCTTGGCTACCGTCCTCCTATCTAAATCGTCCGAGATCGGCTGTGTCTCCCTTGTCTTCAGTTGCCACTCggcttctgcttttccttgGGCCTCCCTCGCCGGAGAGACGTCCAGCTCTCTCCCTGACCACGCGCAGGCAAAGGCGGTAGTGTTCATTTCTGGAGATGCGTCGGATTTGTGGgcggttttcttcttctctgtctctgcgctaCACGCTGCTTTTGCGAtgaggcgcgagagaactCTCTTCCCTAGGTGTTCGCTTCTTGGGGTtagcgcgagaaaagagaaaagagaaggagagcctCCACCGGCTTCAAGGAGAACGAggtgagggagagaaagagagagaacgaagagtcGAATCTCCACGACCTCCTCTCCCAGCTGCtgctccttctgctcctgtcctttcttctccttgtcgtctgcttcctcgactCTCGTTCCTGTTTCCGTTGCGCGTCGGTTTTTTTGTCTTTCCTCAGTCATCGTCGTTGTTCGGCGCCCTCCCCGTGTATCCACCAGTCGTCCCCCAGTTCCTCGctcgcctccttccctctgcttcctctccgcgttgtcttgctctctccttcctccgtttccttccaATGGCGTCGAGCGCACTTCTCACGATCCACCCTTCCTCGGCGACGCAGGTGCCGCACTGCGCCTCGTGTGAATTTCGACCGCGCGCTCGCcgcggcggcgaagaagaagagtatGAGCCTTCCCTCTGGGCAGCGTTGCTcgcgaaggaggcagagcagtgggagggagaagacgacctCACTCTCCCGCAAAGAGGACAAATACTCACGGAGAAGGCTCGAGAAAAGCTCTGCAACTCGCAGCGATGTCGCACCTGGCTTGATCTCAGACTGTGGTTCGGCTTCGAGGAACCAGATTTGTGTGAAGGGGACTACGAAGAAGTCTTCAGGCCAGTGCGACACGAAGGCTTCGGGTAGGAAACGAGTTCTAAAGCTTTAGAAAAGGAAGACCAATCCGAAAAAACGCCAGACAGCAAAACGCCAGGCCATGCCCGTCTtagggggggggggagctACAGGCATGCTGAAAGAAGCGCTGCtggacagaggagaggggagCCCTGCGAAAGGATGCGCTTccaaagaaaggagaaataGTCGCTGAGAAGAACGCCGGCGAAAGGTCATCTTTCGACGAAGAGcctctgaagagagaaagaactccacaggagagacaaacaatCTAGAAGCAAGCAAAGTCTGGGGAAACGTTCACTAGCTCTCGAGGCAATCTCAAAAATACTTGAGTGCTATGCACGAAGAAGTACAAGAAACGCCGAGTGGAACAAAGTTAAACGTTGCACACCACAACACCGCACAGTCACagacacatacacatacacgaAAACGGCACCGGCCATCCTCGTCAGTGGACTGTGAAGGCTCCATTTCTTTTCCGTTTCGTTCAGTCCTGTCATTCATTTCTCTCCCGGCAAATCGTGCACtggctctcctctctttcagTTCAGCGCTTGCCCGCCGTGCTTTCTGCAAGCTCCACTTTCACTTTCCGAACTCTCTGAGCGTTTTtgccctcctcttctcccctccgaaccttctctgcgtttccttgcTCCTTGTCCCCCTGTTCCTTTGGTCTTGCCTCCCCGTGGTGCCTGgcccgtctgtctctcgcggctTTTCCTCGCGAGCTTCGCTGTGTTTCGAGGTCGTCCGAGACTTTCAGAGTCGTCCGCGGCGAGTTGCTGTTCAGGCTGTTCGAGCACTTCGTTGAACTGGGCAGTAAAACGCTGGAGACGTTGACGGAGATGTTCTTCTTTAGGCACTACAGTCTGTACGCGAGAGGCGCTTCGGCAGGTCAGAGCTCCTCGGAGTTCGTCGCACCGGcgccgctgcctctgccCCCCGACCTTCGCAAGCGCTTCTCGCCCAGCGTTCCACAGCTTCTCTACACACAGAAGCATACCGAGAGAACATGCGCTCCCATCAGTCTCTAccgcttcgctctcgcgtaCCTCGCCGGCGCGCAGGGCCTGAAGACGCGAACCTCCGTCGTCGAGTACGTCCGAGCCTGCATTGGCTACGCCTGCTGCTGCGCCGGAAACAGCGACAAAAGCCTCTACGTCTGGGGATCGGTTCTCATCGAACACATATACTGGACGCAAAGGTAAACTTGGAGGCGGAACGCCGACCCGATGGAGACTTTCCTCGCAGAActcgagacgcagaagaccgCCTAGACAGAGAACTGTATCTAAACAATTACATCAGCATATACGTATAGGcacttacatatatatatatatatatatagatatgtgtgtgtgtgtgatcATGTCTACACAAATATTCATTTACATTTATCTATGTGTGAATAGAGAAACACAGTTGTGGAGATTCCGTGTGGGTCATCGTGagcgcgtctctgcaggagGTGCTCACAAGTGGACGCGTGGTTCAGAGAATTCAGGTTTCGGAATTTCTGAGTTTCAAGAGGACAGTCGAAAAAAAGTGGAGACGCTTTCGTCCTGGCTTGATCagacgcgtttctgcttcttgctTTTCTCAGAATTACTTCGGGACACACCCACGACGAGAGCATGTTGATTCACGACCTTCAAGAATACCTCGGATACAAATGCAAGTCCAGTTTCCGTTGAATGCGTATACATTCTCATCTAAAACTGTAGATGGacttttatatatatatatatatatatatatcagttCACTTGTCTTTagatacgtatatatatatatatatatatatgtgtgtgtgtatataaCTATGTACATATGCTCGAGAGGCATCGGTGTCGATTGCTGTCATGCCAGGTGTGCGTGTGTTTCTCTATGTCTCTACATAAATGCGGAGATATTGTTTGAGTAGGCCTGCATGAGAATTTACATTTACAAATTTCAAACTGCCGTGATTCTGTAAGGTCTGTGGAAGCCGCAGTGTCGTGACGGGAGGCATTGTGTAATTCGCGGCGCGCATGTTTTCTAGGCGACTGTGGGGACCTTCTTTCGGTGGAAAGTCGAGAGACACTGCTCTCTCGCACCCACATCACTTGGAGACAGGACGTCGATAGACTGTtgccttgcatgcagcggatTGGCCTTTCGGCTTCGTACACGCATTCAGACTCTCGTCGTCGATTGCGAATCTTGTTTCAAGGAGGAGCGTCTCCTTTCCcgactctcttcttttctttttctacAAGTCTCTATTCCGCCAGATGATACGTCTCCATGGATTTCTGAAGACACCTCTATTTTTTTTCCTTCATTGTTCGCTTCTTTTGCAGATTCGTCTCTGAGGACGAAAATTCTCCGTGCTCTTGACGGCTCTGAGGACGCGAGGGATGTCGATGCTCCGCCTGGAGATCGTGTCCTTCGCGTGTATCTTGAGGATTTCTTCAAGCATCTCGCAGAGGTAATTCATTTTTTCCGGATTTCCACCTCGGAACCTCCACGCCTTTCTCCGGAAATGAAATCCCCCTTCTGCTGAGAGAAACAATCCATCTTGTTTCGCGGTGGAAATGTTCTTCCAGCCTGTCGACGGCTTGGGCCGCCCTGCAATGTCTACGGAACTCATAAGGCCTCCCAGACCTCCAGGCGTTTACAGACTTTCGCTCGCTAGCCACGAGCGTTGACTGTCGCTCTCGACAGAgcctccctttttctctgcagaagctGCTTTCTGGCGAATTTTCCCCCTGTATTCCCCTAGCGCGGTATCATACCCAACTCAGAAGAGCTGCGTCGGTGCTCGCAAACGCATAAAAAacacgaatatatatatatatatatatatatatatatatatatatatggagagcgagaaaagctAGATATCTCGGTCAAGTGGATCGAGATAAGTACTGGCGGCAGAAGGTGGAAGAACGATTCACGTTGTCTGGAGATGAGATATGCGATCAAGGAACGCCGGAAATGCTAAACATCCCTGAGGTGActtcctttctgcctttctccacTGCTAGTACCAAGTGTGTGTGACGACCTCCCCCTCCCTGGGAACATTCTTCGCGTATCCACGTATGCATAGAATGCGCATACGTAAGGATGCGGGTTTTGGAATATTTTTGCGGCGTTTTTTTTAATTTTCATCGTGTGTCGCTTTCCGTAGATACCCCTGTCAGCTGAGACGGATGAGCGcgcttttgtttcttcctcaggATAGTGGCGTCGATCCCGACAACATGGGGACGTGGATTTCACGGGAGGTCAATCACTTTTACGCGAGTCCTGCGCTCGCACTGTTTGCCTcggtctgtttctccctgaCGCCTTTCCTCGCTGAACTCGGgagctctgcgtctctgcaggaGGGGGACTCTGTCCCCAACTTGTGGAGTGACCTTCCTCCCTCGACGACAtacgtctctgcgtttctgtaAGTCCATTCGGGTGGAGAATGTTTTCGAAACGTGTACCGATTTTCAAAGAGTTCGTTTTCTGCGGCGACGCGTTCAATCGCGATTCTGGCGACACTCTGCCGCAGACAGAGCGTTTTAAGGGGGAGGCGTCAGCTGGGAAGGAAACGATACAACTGAGAAGGTGCTCCAGAGCGACTTCCTATTTTTTTGATTAACGACTGTGTGGTTTCTCGGGAGTGCTGCGTATTTCTTTTCGCTGCATTTGCAGGCAAGCTGTCCAATAATCACGATGTTCACTGTGGTTCAGCTCACCTTTAAATGGTTCCAGCCACCCTGCAGCTGTTGATACCTCGCGGTCGAAGCTGTCCTGTATCCTCATTTTTCAATGGCAGATGCTAAATTTTTATCGCATTTTTTTGGTCACGAGTCTCCTTACAATGAAGATGTACACGCACATATTTCGTCTTTGCGTTTCCTCCCTAGCAGCGACTTTCGTCTGAGGGCAAAGGCTGGTGTTGCTGTAAAGTTTAGAGGGAGTCATAACTGGCACTGGGACAGGTTTCATGCAAAACGAACTCAAAAGTGAATGGAGACCCGGGGATGCACTCTTGCCTGTTTCGGTGTGTCTATTCGTGTATTGTGTACCCTGAAATATGCAGTACATACACGATGTTTTTGTGCGAGTTTCGTAAATCACAGTGCTTGTACTGCAAGGCGAgatgtctgtctctcttttgtcaGAGCGCTGTTAAGTGCCTGTTGGAGAGAGGATACAGAAGATAGCGCGAAGGTCTGGATGAAGGCCTTGGttcggcgtcttcgtcaGGTAATTTTGTTCCCTTTCTTTTGAAATCCTAGTCACCTCTCAAGTGCACAGTCACTTCGTGTGCTCTTCAAGTCTGGCTTGCTTTGCTGGACGAACTGTCTTCTAGTCGGGGAGGACTCGCGTTGAGCAGCTGAAGGCGACGAACCACCTTTGTTTTGAAGCTGACTTTCCTGGATCTcggtatgcatgcatgcgcttgcgcttctctgtctccaaagacgcgtttcctccgtggtgtttcttctctgacggtgtctctgtctaGGTCACGTCGGTAAttcgtctgtgttttctgtctcacTGAGAGGCTCTCTCGAGTTCAGCAgttcctctccctcgacagttctctctctctctcgtcgttctTCGATGCGTTTGCAGTGTTCCTTCCACTCCTTCGAACAAAAGGGTATTTCGGCgattctgtctcctcgtccacCCCATGCGCCGTGCTCGTGCCTCCAGACTTTGTCTCTGAGCCGTCAACGCTTTCGAGCTCCAACGCGTTCACTGTCTGCAGCAATCCAGTCCAGTGTTTGTCAGTCATAATGAACCTGGCTAGCTGTATCCTTCAACTCCAATCACGGTCAGTGCGGTTTGAGCCTCCCTGGCTCCGCagtcgaagcagaaagggCGTTTGGCCAAAGCCAGCACCGTCAATGAAAGAGCTTGTGCAGTCACGGGTACACCGTGGAAGgcgagtctctcttcttgcgaatttctcttcagcttcaACTCGTGGTTGAGATTGTCGGTTTGGAAGCGAAGAATCCAAGACGTCGACAGGGAGGAGCGCAGGTTGTCGACGTCAGACGCCTGGAAGCTTTTCAACAGGGTCTCCTCGGGAAGTACCTTCTTTGGGTTTCGGCatttgaagaagaagatgcaggtcgtgagaaagaagaacgcgctGGTAGGGCGTCTTGACTCGTCGCGTACACCAGTTTCTCCGGAGGTTTCATATCTAGAGAACAGACAGTTTTCGGAGACAACGCCTTCCTCGTTCACTTTCTGAAAGCagctctcccttttttcacgagtctttgcttttcgtcAAAATATACGAGACACACTGGCTCGCCTGAACGCTTGTGCGTTCAATgccagctgcatgcgttgtccATATGCTTGGCACGAGAAGAGGTCAAGGCTGATTGCACCTGTTCATCAGCGTCCACTCCCGTTTGCACTCGCCCAGAGGAGTTACAGACTTCTCGAGTCATGTGAATTAAAATACACAAGAATACGAAAGAGGCTGTTGTAGGTGATGTGCAACAGCCTAAAGTTCcactctgctgcttcttctcgaacGAGATGTTGAACGAACGTCAGAACAAGAATCTCCAACTTCCCCAAAGCCCCATGCGCTCAACTCCTAAATCGCCTTTGACCTGCCGCTAAGCAGTTCCTGCTTTTCTTGTGACCGCGCAGAATCCGATGAAAACCTAATGTCTCTGAACAGTGGCTTCCACGTGCATCTAGAAATATGTaaatgtgtatatacatacatatacatatatatatatgtatatatatatatatacatgtacgtatatatatatatgtatatatgtattcatgtctctgtatctatagagagaaagagattgagagagagaagcaaatgcTTGGGGCCTGTCTGTTTTGTTTTGCGTATCCCTGGTTGTTCGCTGTAGCTCTGCGTTCATGTCGGGAGCCTTGGTGGTTACAGCGGGTCGTGGACATTGGGTGggagttttctttctgtgtctgttgtGTGTCTCCAAGTTTCGTCTGATGTGgtgtctttgcatgcagcgctaGAGGCCGTTCGCCGTTTGCTTCCTACGCAAGAAGCGCTTGCGTTGTTCGCCTCTGAGCATCCGCTGGGATCTCCGTGTGGGGGCTTCTGTGCGCCggtgtctcgttttctcggaGCTCTGGGACTCACcgaaggcggcagaggaAGGCGTCCGACTCACACAGCTTTTCCACGGTCGTACGGTCTCCCGACGAGTCGGGGGGTCTGGACCATTCAAGACGCACAAGGCAGGTCTCGCTACGAAATGATTTTTGCCGGCGGCCCTGTCCAGCCGGCTGGGCTGCAGTCTGCGATGGAACGCTGTGGAGATGTTCGCGGCAGGCCTCCTCGCGCTCGACCGAGACGGAAGGACGCGAAGACTTCGctggcctctctgtcttgtcccGCGCCTTCAAACCCAGACTTCTTCAGCGCAATGCCGTTTTCGTAGTCGGGGGAGGGAGAACGGCGTATTgtgaagaaaggaaatcTGTTTCACCTCGAGTCCGAGACACCGACGCCTGAAGACGGCATTCACTCGGTGTTCGCGATGCAAAGGCCAAGCCTTCTGAAGGATGTTTGATGCTGTACTTGAGGACCCCCCGAAGCGATGCACTCTCCGTCACTTGACGGCCTGAGTGTGTGTCTGTGAATGCGAAGTGGGGACTGTCTAGCCATGGTTTGAGAAGCCAACACTTGAGAGTCGAGGGTaaaaaggacgagaaaagaaggtgGAGCCACGGGAAGAACGGAAACGTCTCGAGCGAATGTGAATGCTGGAGGGGGGTGACCGAGAAGGTCTTTTCCAGACGAAGGCGTTCGTCGACGTTGAAAGGTGAAAGGGAATCACACTCTTCGCAGAGGTGCTCTCCCAGATTCTCGTACTTCTCTCGATTGCTCTGGGGAGGCAGTCACGTCGGCAGGTACTCGACAGCCGTCGAAGGGCGGCGGcggggagggggggaggggagTTGAGCACTGTGCCCCCTGCTCAAGAGAGTTTTCCAGGGACGGAGTTGAGCTCCTGGCTGTCGAGAGAAAGCATCGCTTTAAAAGGAAAGGCCGGATGCATGGAGAAGCACCAACGGAGTCGTTGAACGCAGGGAAAGAGCTAAGGACTCTGTGGGGAAAGCAACGTGGAAAAGAAGGCTTTGTGTGTGGGCGAGCGGTGAGCACTTGTCGCCAGGAATGCCAGCGGTCTATTTATGTTCTCTCCCTCAgcgagacaaggaaagacaTCGTTGAAGTCGGACCCACCAGCCCAACTTTAACCGCTGAAAAACGAAGTCTGACCGTGGGAAGCCTCGTAGGTAGGCGGGCAGGATCTGGCGGTCGAGCCAGGCAGGGCATTGGTAGCGGTTGAGAATAGTTGAACGCCTTTCGCGACGACTTTGAACTGTGCGTTGTTTTGTAGAAATGCCTGGGCTTTTGGAAACCCTTTTTACGTAGCAGGACTGTTGTAGAGAAGTCATCTAGGGAGACCTCGGTTGAAGCACCGAATTTTTTAGTTAGTAGCGGTGTATTTCAGTTAGGATTGTCCCGTCGAATTGCTTTTGTGTTGACAACAACTTCCGGTCTGACAAAGAACGAATTCAGAAGAGACGGATCGAGCTACACAGAGCTCGATTCAGTTATCGTGTGCTTTTCACGAGCGCGAGGCTGACTGACACGCCACGgttcagagagacagagagagtggagagaccGTGAGATTCGGTTTTCGCACACTCCTTGTTCATGCGAGGGGGGACCtacgacagagacacaggtCACAGCTCTCTGTGGTTTTTGTGTGGTATCCTTCGAAAGCATTTTCCCGGTGCGTCGGGGTCTCGCGCCGGGCGTGGCTTTGCACTGTGGACCGTGGATCACAGGTTGAAATAAAGTAACGTTTTCTGGGACATGTCCTCCCGTGGAAGCAAGTGCGTTTCATGTCGCAGAGCAGCCGTGCGACGATTTCACTGAAAATGACGTTTTAGCTAGCTAGCTGCGAATTCGACACGCCTTTCACAACTGACCTCCCTGCGTCTGATGATACACCATTAAAAGTTCGGACGTCTGCAAAAAGTCAATGACATTTCACTCGGAACCGCagtcgaggaaaaaacacacGCACGGTCAAGGCTCGAAGTGAACGCAGACGTTCCGAAGCTTTCGCTTTGGGGTCTCACACTCGGAGTACAGAAGAGCCCACAGAAACGCAGCTGTAAAGCAGAGAGGACCGGCAGCTGTAACGATGGGAGGCACCTACGCCGAAAAAGCCTTCTGCCACACTAGCCTGTCCGTGGACCCCGTCGTTCGTAGACACAGGCGCAGTTGCTTGTGAGTCGTTGCCCCCGTCGGACCACGAGGATCCTGATCACACGAGCATCTGAGCAAGAGACTGTCTCCCGTAATAACGAGAGACGTCAGGCGTCTCCACACTGCGCCGAGCACCGAACCGGCGGGAAACACCCTATTTGTCGGAGGGTACTGAAATCCAGCGTTCGCTGTCTTCAGCAGTCCTGTCGGGTGGTGGTGTGTGCGGTCGAATTCTACAGCACTTGGTCTGTACCGCGTCGTAACTGGAGTCCGTTTCAGTGTTTTTCAGGCGCGTCTCGGGTGTCGGACAAAGTGCATTTTTCGTTGGACGCGCCGACACCGTCACAGACGAACGCAAACAGGCTGCAGGTGGCGCTCGCGCGAGTCCGGCGCGTGAGAAGGAATTTTGCAGAGAACGCAGCGCGAAAATTGGTAAGTCCAGAACGAGAAaatgaaggagaaaggaaagagacaccgcgGCCGAGAGAGGGTTTCAGGGAGTCGCCAAGACTCCGCGTCGGCGTCGATGGGGTTGTGGCGTGCATTGGTTTCAATCGTTTGCACGATAGAGCGTCACTCTTTTTGAAAAAAGAACGGGACGATTAGGTGGACATTGGCTTCTTTGCCGGGAGGTCAGAAAGACACATGTGTACGCGGCTTCGACGTTTATTCACggctctctttgtcttcacCGTTTTGAAGAACTCTGTAGAAAAAGCAGagttcctctgcctcgtcccGATACTGTGCCATACGATTTTCACTCCCGCAGTGCCCTTCGGCGTCGCCTTTTAGCTTGAAAAAAATTAAATGTTCCCCGGGGTCTCTCTCACTAACGCACGCG
Proteins encoded in this window:
- a CDS encoding hypothetical protein (encoded by transcript TGME49_219500): MASSALLTIHPSSATQVPHCASCEFRPRARRGGEEEEYEPSLWAALLAKEAEQWEGEDDLTLPQRGQILTEKAREKLCNSQRCRTWLDLRLWFGFEEPDLCEGDYEEVFRPVRHEGFGLFEHFVELGSKTLETLTEMFFFRHYSLYARGASAGQSSSEFVAPAPLPLPPDLRKRFSPSVPQLLYTQKHTERTCAPISLYRFALAYLAGAQGLKTRTSVVEYVRACIGYACCCAGNSDKSLYVWGSVLIEHIYWTQRITSGHTHDESMLIHDLQEYLGYKYSSLRTKILRALDGSEDARDVDAPPGDRVLRVYLEDFFKHLAEDSGVDPDNMGTWISREVNHFYASPALALFASVCFSLTPFLAELGSSASLQEGDSVPNLWSDLPPSTTYVSAFLALLSACWREDTEDSAKVWMKALVRRLRQLQLVVEIVGLEAKNPRRRQGGAQVVDVRRLEAFQQGLLGKYLLWVSAFEEEDAGREKEERAALEAVRRLLPTQEALALFASEHPLGSPCGGFCAPVSRFLGALGLTEGGRGRRPTHTAFPRSYGLPTSRGVWTIQDAQGRSRYEMIFAGGPVQPAGLQSAMERCGDVRGRPPRARPRRKDAKTSLASLSCPAPSNPDFFSAMPFS